One window of Solwaraspora sp. WMMA2056 genomic DNA carries:
- a CDS encoding DUF58 domain-containing protein, translated as MARAAAVTAPADRSEAVLSRLYLTVTRRLDGLLQGDYVGLLPGPGSEAGESTEYRPGDDVRRMDWPVTARTTVAHVRRTVADRELEAWIAVDLSASLDFGTARCLKRDLVVAAAAAMVHLSARGGNRVGAVLGTGAPAQGGSTRRLPARTGRKEAHGLLRAIAGTPSRPGRSDLGALIDMLNRPPRRRGVAVVISDFMAPPQQWGRAVRKLAVRHDVLAVEVLDPVELALPDVGVVELTDPETGVLHEVQTADPRLRRRYAEAAAAQRAEIAQTLRGAGAAHLRLRTDSDWLLDIVRFVAGQRHARTRGIARPAPAPRPESEAR; from the coding sequence GTGGCCCGGGCAGCTGCCGTGACCGCACCCGCCGACCGGTCCGAGGCGGTGCTCTCCCGGCTCTACCTGACCGTCACCCGGCGGCTGGACGGGCTGTTGCAGGGCGACTACGTGGGTCTGCTGCCCGGGCCGGGCAGCGAAGCCGGCGAGTCCACCGAGTACCGCCCCGGCGACGACGTACGGCGGATGGACTGGCCGGTCACCGCGCGGACCACCGTGGCGCACGTCCGCCGTACCGTCGCCGACCGGGAGTTGGAAGCCTGGATCGCGGTCGACCTGTCGGCCAGCCTCGACTTCGGCACCGCCCGTTGCCTCAAGCGGGACCTGGTGGTCGCTGCGGCGGCCGCGATGGTGCACCTGAGCGCCCGGGGCGGCAACCGGGTCGGTGCGGTGCTCGGCACCGGTGCCCCGGCGCAGGGCGGGTCGACGCGTCGGCTGCCCGCGCGTACCGGCCGTAAGGAGGCGCACGGGCTGCTGCGGGCGATCGCGGGCACACCGTCGCGGCCCGGCCGCAGCGACCTCGGCGCCCTGATCGACATGCTCAACCGGCCACCGCGTCGCCGTGGCGTCGCGGTGGTCATCTCCGATTTCATGGCTCCGCCGCAGCAGTGGGGCCGGGCGGTCCGCAAACTCGCCGTCCGCCACGACGTGCTCGCCGTCGAAGTGCTCGACCCGGTCGAGTTGGCGTTGCCCGACGTCGGTGTGGTGGAGTTGACCGACCCGGAGACCGGTGTGCTGCACGAGGTGCAGACCGCCGACCCCCGGCTGCGTCGACGGTACGCCGAGGCCGCCGCCGCGCAGCGGGCCGAGATCGCCCAGACGTTGCGCGGCGCCGGTGCCGCGCACCTGCGGCTGCGTACCGATTCGGACTGGCTGCTGGACATCGTCCGGTTCGTCGCCGGGCAGCGGCACGCCCGTACCCGTGGCATCGCCCGCCCGGCCCCCGCCCCGCGCCCGGAAAGCGAAGCTCGATGA